Proteins co-encoded in one Parus major isolate Abel chromosome 17, Parus_major1.1, whole genome shotgun sequence genomic window:
- the GFI1B gene encoding zinc finger protein Gfi-1b, with amino-acid sequence MPRSFLVKSKKAHTYHQHRCVEDDLPVLTWSPVTSAFTATGDRTPEEIKKQDLGCVVPKQEKDPPELKEGSVPVQYLSRMLPGPSAQEMAMPGLEIKDCANTVNTPTFYKASFSWDAFHVPYSYQQMSSSSLLEHPVSLYGSHLLPSTEPPLDYSLHYSSDMETFHCVKCNKVFSTPHGLEVHVRRSHSGTRPFACEVCGKTFGHAVSLEQHTNIHSQERSFECKMCGKTFKRSSTLSTHLLIHSDTRPYPCQYCGKRFHQKSDMKKHTYIHTGEKPHKCQVCGKAFSQSSNLITHSRKHTGFKPFSCELCAKGFQRKVDLRRHRETQHSLK; translated from the exons ATGCCACGTTCCTTTTTGGTGAAGAGCAAAAAGGCTCACACCTATCACCAGCACCGCTGTGTGGAAGATGACCTGCCAGTACTCACGTGGAGTCCAGTCACCTCTGCCTTCACTG CCACAGGAGACAGGACACCGGAGGAGATCAAGAAACAGGACCTGGGATGTGTGGTTCCAAAACAAGAGAAGGACCCGCCTGAACTGAAAGAAGGAAGTGTCCCTGTCCAGTACCTGAGCAGGATGCTGCCAGGCCCTTCAGCTCAAG AGATGGCCATGCCAGGGCTGGAGATCAAGGACTGCGCTAACACCGTCAACACCCCAACCTTCTACAAAgccagcttttcctgggatgCTTTTCATGTGCCATACAGCTACCAGCAGATGtcttccagctccctgctggagcaTCCCGTGAGCCTGTATGGGAGCCACCTCCTGCCAAGCACTGAGCCCCCCCTGGATTACAGCCTGCATTACTCCTCAGACATGGAGACCTTCCACTGTGTCAAGTGCAACAAG gtGTTCTCCACTCCCCATGGACTGGAGGTCCATGTCCGAAGGTCTCACAGTGGGACGCGTCCCTTTGCTTGTGAAGTGTGTGGCAAAACCTTTGGGCACGCTGtgagcctggagcagcacacCAACATCCACTCCCAG GAAAGAAGCTTTGAGTGCAAGATGTGTGGGAAGACATTCAAACGTTCCTCCACCCTCTCCACTCACCTCCTGATCCACTCGGACACACGGCCCTATCCCTGCCAGTACTGCGGGAAGCGCTTCCATCAGAAGTCAGACATGAAGAAGCACACGTACATCCACACAG ggGAGAAGCCCCACAAATGCCAGGTGTGTGGCAAAGCCTTCAGCCAGAGCTCTAACCTGATCACCCACAGCCGCAAACACACCGGCTTCAAACCCTTCAGCTGCGAGCTCTGTGCCAAGGGCTTCCAGCGCAAGGTGGATCTGCGGAGGCACCGGGAGACCCAGCACAGCCTCAAGTGA